A single region of the Halorussus gelatinilyticus genome encodes:
- a CDS encoding TRAM domain-containing protein, whose amino-acid sequence MEISDKLLCLFSADVTIEDDKYVVEVPRREIETGSVEPGETYRVALISDDSDSSQQSESKSQSESKSSGAPSEPQPPVEEGEVRYVEVEDIGKQGDGIARVERGYVIIVPDAEIGERVKVEITEVKSNFAVGEIIEEDF is encoded by the coding sequence TTGGAGATCTCTGACAAACTCCTGTGTCTGTTCAGTGCTGACGTGACTATCGAGGACGACAAGTACGTCGTCGAAGTACCGCGCCGAGAAATCGAAACCGGGTCGGTCGAACCGGGCGAAACCTACCGCGTTGCGCTCATCTCGGACGATTCGGATTCGTCTCAGCAGTCCGAGTCGAAGTCTCAATCGGAATCCAAGAGCAGCGGCGCACCGTCCGAACCGCAACCCCCCGTCGAGGAGGGCGAAGTCCGCTACGTCGAAGTCGAGGACATCGGCAAGCAGGGCGACGGCATCGCTCGCGTCGAGCGTGGCTACGTCATCATCGTCCCCGACGCCGAAATCGGCGAGCGCGTCAAGGTCGAGATTACGGAAGTCAAGTCCAACTTCGCGGTCGGCGAAATCATCGAAGAGGACTTCTGA
- a CDS encoding YkgJ family cysteine cluster protein, with the protein MQSLEAELENAEALDTDDLADAIETIGFECTRCGACCKAEADDPHTATVFPDEVRDLQDATEYDWRDVARPMPYGLDGEGTDDAVTGETFEWALQTDTCGDCTFYEESDDGTGACSVHGDRPLICETYPFSVALGGTSQPMGEPVDEEGVVRAHECEGLGRDISREAAEDLAAALKERAVRELREAIAVRDEYEPADPDEGVVVHDSEGAKRPDGSVYDG; encoded by the coding sequence GTGCAGAGCCTCGAAGCGGAACTCGAAAACGCCGAAGCCCTCGACACCGACGACCTCGCGGACGCCATCGAAACTATCGGCTTCGAGTGTACGCGGTGCGGGGCGTGTTGCAAAGCCGAGGCTGACGACCCCCACACCGCGACCGTCTTCCCCGACGAGGTGCGGGACCTCCAAGACGCCACGGAGTACGACTGGCGAGACGTCGCACGTCCGATGCCGTACGGTCTCGACGGTGAGGGGACCGACGATGCTGTCACCGGCGAGACCTTCGAGTGGGCGCTTCAGACCGACACCTGCGGCGACTGTACCTTCTACGAGGAGTCCGACGACGGCACGGGTGCCTGCTCGGTCCACGGCGACCGGCCGCTCATCTGCGAGACCTACCCGTTCTCGGTCGCGCTCGGCGGGACGAGTCAGCCGATGGGCGAACCCGTCGACGAGGAGGGCGTCGTCCGCGCCCACGAGTGCGAGGGACTGGGCAGAGATATCTCTCGGGAGGCCGCGGAGGACCTCGCGGCGGCGCTCAAAGAGCGCGCGGTCCGGGAACTACGGGAGGCCATCGCGGTCCGCGACGAGTACGAACCCGCCGACCCCGACGAGGGCGTCGTAGTCCACGATTCCGAGGGCGCGAAGCGCCCGGACGGGTCGGTCTACGACGGGTGA
- a CDS encoding MBL fold metallo-hydrolase, which translates to MTIQQVSVPAETLAPTGSTNAYLVGDEAAILVDPANRTDDLDAAVASVSVEHVLVTHAHPDHVGAVAHYADSCDATVWARAGREERFERATGIAPDRTFREGTVIEDATVVETPGHAPDHVALAADGAMLTGDLVVSAGSVVVGADEGDVRAYLTSLRRLYARNPDELYPGHGPVIEDPRAEIERLIRHRLDRERKILGAVRDGATALDEILDFAYDKDLSGVRDLARTTTAAHLEKLAVEGKVAWDDERAKIAGSDE; encoded by the coding sequence ATGACCATCCAGCAGGTCTCGGTCCCGGCCGAGACGCTCGCGCCCACTGGTTCGACCAACGCCTATCTCGTCGGCGACGAGGCGGCGATTCTCGTGGACCCCGCGAACCGCACCGACGACCTCGACGCCGCGGTCGCGTCGGTCTCGGTCGAACACGTCCTCGTCACGCACGCTCATCCGGACCACGTGGGCGCGGTCGCCCACTACGCAGACTCGTGCGACGCGACCGTCTGGGCGCGCGCGGGCCGCGAGGAGCGCTTCGAGCGTGCCACCGGAATCGCGCCGGACCGGACCTTCCGCGAAGGTACCGTCATCGAAGACGCGACCGTCGTGGAGACGCCGGGCCACGCGCCCGACCACGTCGCGCTCGCCGCGGACGGCGCGATGCTGACCGGCGACCTCGTTGTCTCGGCCGGGAGCGTCGTCGTCGGTGCCGACGAGGGCGACGTGCGCGCCTACCTCACCTCGCTCCGGCGACTTTACGCCCGAAATCCGGACGAACTCTATCCGGGTCACGGACCCGTCATCGAGGACCCCCGCGCCGAAATCGAGCGCCTGATTCGCCACCGACTCGACCGCGAGCGAAAAATCCTCGGCGCAGTCCGCGACGGCGCGACCGCACTGGACGAAATACTCGACTTCGCCTACGACAAAGACCTCTCGGGCGTCCGGGACCTCGCGCGAACCACGACCGCCGCGCACCTCGAAAAGTTGGCCGTCGAAGGCAAGGTCGCGTGGGACGATGAACGGGCGAAAATAGCGGGCTCCGACGAGTAA
- a CDS encoding MarR family transcriptional regulator codes for MSTTTDEPPVAEQLSDDFRDRLRELPPSAKLVAKVLETDAPLSQGQLAEESLLPDRTVRYALNRLEEEDLVDSRYSFQDARKQVYFLDR; via the coding sequence ATGAGTACGACCACGGACGAGCCACCCGTAGCCGAACAGTTATCAGACGACTTCCGCGACCGCCTGCGCGAACTCCCCCCGAGCGCCAAGCTGGTCGCCAAGGTGCTGGAGACCGACGCGCCCCTCTCGCAGGGCCAACTCGCCGAGGAGTCGCTGCTGCCCGACCGGACGGTCCGCTACGCCCTGAACCGCCTCGAAGAAGAAGACCTCGTAGACTCCCGGTACAGCTTCCAAGACGCCCGCAAGCAGGTCTACTTCCTCGACCGCTGA
- a CDS encoding PPOX class F420-dependent oxidoreductase: MESIPESFRDLFERETFANFATLMPEGTPQVTPVWIDRDEEGHLLVNTARGRQKAKNVERDPKVGVCVMDPDDPYRYVSVRGEVVEVTEDGAVEHIDELARRYMDVEEYPNHGEESGSRVVIRIRPDRVVTSGE, encoded by the coding sequence ATGGAGTCGATTCCCGAGTCGTTCCGCGACCTGTTCGAGCGCGAGACGTTCGCCAACTTCGCCACCCTGATGCCGGAGGGCACGCCGCAGGTGACGCCGGTCTGGATAGACCGCGACGAGGAGGGTCACCTGCTGGTCAACACCGCACGCGGCCGCCAGAAGGCGAAGAACGTCGAGCGCGACCCGAAGGTCGGGGTCTGCGTGATGGACCCCGACGACCCGTACCGCTACGTCTCTGTCCGCGGTGAAGTGGTCGAGGTCACCGAGGACGGCGCGGTCGAACACATCGACGAACTCGCGCGCCGCTACATGGACGTCGAGGAGTATCCCAACCACGGCGAGGAGTCCGGCTCGCGGGTAGTAATCCGGATTCGACCCGACCGCGTGGTCACGAGCGGCGAGTAG
- a CDS encoding class I SAM-dependent methyltransferase, with amino-acid sequence MKGAEWYQADEVAEEYEDKRFSRGGRLIDRREKQAVLDAIGPLEDQNVLEIACGTGRFTVMLAERGADIVGLDISAAMLQQGRKKAQNAGVADHLEFMRGDAGRLPFPDDHFDTVFAMRFFHLADTPATFLSEMRRVAKERVVFDTFNARSTRSVYNWLLPMGSHLYSRADVDKLLDEADLHLVDAEHDWILPYGFYRKIPGAVAGPIRDLDTTIGESPVGDYFASVSYWNTRVE; translated from the coding sequence GTGAAAGGAGCGGAGTGGTATCAGGCCGACGAAGTCGCCGAGGAGTACGAAGACAAGCGATTCTCCCGCGGTGGACGCCTCATCGACCGCCGGGAGAAACAGGCCGTCCTCGACGCTATCGGCCCGCTCGAGGACCAGAACGTCTTGGAGATAGCGTGCGGTACCGGTAGGTTCACCGTCATGCTGGCCGAACGCGGTGCCGACATCGTCGGGTTGGACATATCGGCCGCGATGCTCCAACAAGGCCGGAAGAAGGCTCAAAACGCCGGAGTCGCCGATCATCTCGAGTTCATGCGCGGTGACGCGGGCCGACTCCCGTTCCCCGACGACCACTTCGACACCGTGTTCGCCATGCGCTTTTTCCATCTGGCGGACACGCCCGCGACCTTCCTCTCGGAGATGCGCCGGGTCGCCAAGGAGCGAGTCGTCTTCGACACGTTCAACGCCCGCAGCACCCGGAGCGTCTACAACTGGTTGCTCCCGATGGGGTCGCACCTCTACTCGCGGGCCGACGTGGACAAACTGCTGGACGAGGCCGACCTCCACCTCGTGGACGCCGAACACGATTGGATTCTGCCCTACGGCTTCTACCGCAAGATTCCGGGGGCCGTCGCGGGACCGATTCGGGACCTCGACACGACCATCGGCGAGTCGCCCGTCGGCGACTACTTCGCGTCGGTCTCCTACTGGAACACGCGCGTCGAGTAG
- a CDS encoding glycosyltransferase family 2 protein has protein sequence MELSVVVPTLNGRERLASCLDALAAHAPDAEVVVVNGPSADGTTGMIRERDDVDVLVEVSDRKLNVARNAGLSTASGDAVALVGQDNAVEPSWSEGVREALADPDTDAVTGPVHRSVRAGVTAETEESRTIDGREVTYFEGGNVAFTREAIEAVDGFDEYLVTGGARDCAHRLAANDYEVEWSPSVCVIHDSEEDDEDRDWGWKYRALAYRLVKTYGPRPGILGRTLRDAIWDGASNAADVIRGEQAPSGWIGSGKRVAKSMAIGCKDGLWSRLRDRSDARNPSGLSARADRAVEMYDWRTEESCDEAVEEPEQ, from the coding sequence ATGGAGCTATCCGTGGTGGTTCCGACACTCAACGGCCGCGAGCGCCTCGCGTCGTGTCTCGACGCGCTCGCGGCCCACGCTCCCGACGCCGAGGTCGTCGTCGTCAACGGCCCGTCGGCCGACGGAACCACCGGGATGATTCGAGAGCGCGACGACGTGGACGTGCTGGTCGAGGTTTCGGACCGGAAACTCAACGTCGCGCGCAACGCCGGCCTCTCGACGGCCAGCGGCGACGCCGTCGCGCTGGTCGGGCAGGACAACGCGGTCGAACCCTCGTGGAGCGAGGGCGTCCGCGAGGCCTTGGCGGACCCGGACACCGATGCGGTGACGGGGCCGGTCCACCGCTCGGTCCGGGCGGGCGTGACCGCCGAAACTGAGGAGTCTCGGACCATCGACGGACGAGAGGTGACTTACTTCGAGGGCGGGAACGTCGCGTTCACCCGCGAGGCTATCGAGGCCGTGGACGGTTTCGACGAGTACCTCGTGACCGGCGGCGCGCGCGACTGCGCCCACCGACTCGCCGCCAACGATTACGAAGTCGAGTGGTCCCCGTCGGTCTGCGTGATTCACGACAGCGAGGAGGACGACGAGGACCGGGACTGGGGGTGGAAGTACCGCGCGCTGGCGTACCGACTCGTGAAGACCTACGGCCCGCGGCCCGGCATCCTCGGGCGGACGCTCCGTGACGCGATCTGGGACGGCGCGTCGAACGCGGCCGACGTGATTCGGGGCGAACAGGCGCCTTCGGGGTGGATAGGGAGCGGCAAGCGCGTGGCGAAGAGCATGGCAATCGGGTGCAAGGACGGTCTCTGGTCGCGGCTCCGCGACCGGAGCGACGCCAGAAACCCGTCGGGTCTCTCGGCGCGCGCCGACCGTGCGGTCGAGATGTACGACTGGCGGACGGAGGAGTCCTGCGACGAAGCCGTCGAGGAACCCGAGCAGTAA
- a CDS encoding helix-turn-helix domain-containing protein, translating into MTLIADFYLETPVLRLAVDAAPEMEVTIEQQTSRESKPFALAFWASNGDFETFDAGLADDPTISDVTVLAELPDQRLYQVELTDKGDEQMTYHSWADQGGVFVSSERAGDGWRARIRFPDRESLRNYVTFCEDHGLTFELRQLYDASERDDDSLGLTDRQYETLRTAAEMGYFDVPRAVELEDLAEQLGVSRQAVSERLRRATEALVRATIFREGGATDPEK; encoded by the coding sequence ATGACTCTCATTGCGGACTTCTATTTAGAAACACCGGTCCTTCGACTTGCGGTGGACGCCGCCCCGGAGATGGAGGTCACTATCGAACAGCAGACCTCTCGGGAGTCCAAACCGTTCGCACTGGCGTTCTGGGCGTCGAACGGCGACTTCGAGACGTTCGACGCCGGACTGGCCGACGACCCGACTATCAGCGACGTGACCGTCCTCGCGGAGTTGCCCGACCAGCGACTGTATCAGGTCGAGTTGACCGACAAGGGCGACGAGCAGATGACCTACCACTCGTGGGCCGACCAAGGCGGCGTGTTCGTCTCCTCGGAGCGGGCGGGCGACGGGTGGCGCGCTCGCATCCGGTTTCCCGACCGCGAGAGCCTCCGAAACTACGTGACGTTCTGCGAAGACCACGGGCTGACCTTCGAACTCCGGCAGTTGTACGACGCGAGCGAGCGAGACGACGACTCGCTCGGCCTGACCGACCGACAGTACGAGACGCTCCGGACCGCGGCCGAGATGGGATACTTCGACGTGCCCAGAGCGGTCGAGCTGGAGGACCTCGCCGAGCAACTGGGCGTCTCCAGACAGGCGGTCTCCGAGCGACTCCGGCGTGCGACCGAGGCGCTGGTCCGGGCGACCATCTTCCGCGAAGGCGGCGCGACCGACCCCGAAAAGTGA
- a CDS encoding DUF7344 domain-containing protein, whose amino-acid sequence MVHQDRTTVSERIDRSCELLRSAYRRRIIYALRRGGPASVGELADVVTAVGLVEDRQRAIASLVHTHLPKLSEAGVIEYEGAEETVSLAESVEELEPLLTVAARQEVDNEHLPFSGGNRRTDAVAGKVPE is encoded by the coding sequence ATGGTACACCAAGACAGGACAACTGTCAGCGAGCGAATCGACCGCTCGTGTGAACTTCTCCGTAGCGCGTATCGACGTCGCATCATCTACGCTCTCCGGCGAGGCGGTCCGGCCTCCGTCGGCGAACTCGCAGACGTCGTCACTGCCGTCGGTCTCGTCGAGGACCGACAGCGCGCGATAGCTTCGCTGGTCCACACGCATCTCCCGAAACTTTCGGAAGCGGGCGTAATCGAGTACGAGGGTGCCGAAGAGACGGTGTCGCTCGCCGAGAGCGTCGAGGAACTCGAACCGCTTCTCACGGTCGCCGCGCGACAGGAAGTCGATAACGAGCATCTGCCGTTCTCCGGGGGGAATCGACGCACCGACGCCGTCGCGGGAAAGGTTCCCGAGTAG
- a CDS encoding DUF7344 domain-containing protein, which translates to MSENGGNDESDGNDGDRDDAPAECDDGRDRAKAHDDRPAGSVTLSLDATLELLANHDRRAIVAYLRDASDRTATVSELSDHLVERRAERTGERPGQSHVYSTLYHIHIPKLVDAGVVDYDARTEEVRYWGSERLETWHDRIERNES; encoded by the coding sequence ATGTCAGAAAACGGTGGAAACGACGAGAGCGATGGGAACGACGGCGACCGAGACGACGCACCGGCCGAGTGCGACGACGGACGGGACCGAGCGAAAGCGCACGACGACCGACCGGCCGGGAGCGTGACCCTCTCGCTCGACGCGACGCTCGAACTCCTCGCCAACCACGACCGGCGAGCTATCGTCGCCTACCTCCGGGACGCCTCGGACCGGACCGCGACGGTAAGCGAACTCAGCGACCACCTCGTTGAGCGACGCGCCGAACGGACCGGCGAGCGACCGGGGCAGAGTCACGTCTACTCGACGCTCTACCACATCCACATTCCGAAGCTCGTGGACGCAGGGGTGGTCGATTACGACGCCCGCACCGAGGAAGTCCGCTACTGGGGGAGCGAGCGGCTCGAAACGTGGCACGACCGCATCGAGCGCAACGAGAGCTGA
- a CDS encoding amidohydrolase family protein: MLELEHRFRVVDVHARLDADAGSVQTRGRAISPDRLEREMHQAGVVRSVVFPGARDGGSYVSANNAVARRSVDRPFLAFARINGPRDPGERASSRLRNLAARRKDHHTSPEDVEQYAYDDRFHGFKLNPAEDGLPDEETLDQLEDVGLPVVVHGGEGFTPAAAEETLLSRSLPVVLAHFGGHPLDRDLMSEAVDLLENHDECYLDTSYVRYRDLLERAMMEHPDRVLFGSGAPSSHPNVAVMEILTLDVPEDAMRKVFDKNARRVLGDSLPGDF, from the coding sequence ATGCTGGAGTTGGAGCATCGCTTCCGGGTGGTGGACGTACACGCGCGCCTCGACGCCGACGCCGGCAGCGTCCAGACCCGCGGGCGGGCGATAAGTCCCGACAGGTTAGAACGGGAGATGCATCAGGCGGGCGTCGTCAGGTCGGTGGTGTTCCCCGGCGCGCGCGACGGCGGCAGTTACGTCAGCGCGAACAACGCCGTCGCGCGCCGGAGCGTGGACCGACCGTTCCTCGCGTTCGCCCGCATCAACGGGCCGCGCGACCCCGGCGAGCGCGCCTCCTCGCGCCTGCGGAACCTCGCCGCGCGCCGGAAGGACCACCACACCTCGCCGGAGGACGTAGAGCAGTACGCCTACGACGACCGATTCCACGGGTTCAAGCTGAACCCCGCCGAGGACGGACTCCCCGACGAGGAGACCTTGGACCAACTGGAGGACGTCGGCCTGCCGGTCGTGGTCCACGGCGGCGAAGGGTTCACACCCGCCGCGGCCGAGGAGACCCTGCTCTCGCGGTCGCTGCCGGTCGTGTTGGCCCACTTCGGCGGCCACCCGCTCGACCGCGACCTGATGTCCGAGGCGGTTGACCTGCTGGAGAACCACGACGAGTGCTACCTCGACACGAGCTACGTCCGGTATCGGGACCTCTTGGAGCGCGCGATGATGGAACACCCCGACCGCGTGCTGTTCGGGAGCGGTGCCCCGAGTTCCCACCCCAACGTCGCGGTCATGGAGATTCTGACCCTCGACGTGCCCGAGGACGCCATGCGGAAGGTGTTCGACAAGAACGCCCGTCGCGTCCTCGGCGACTCGTTGCCCGGCGACTTCTGA
- the katG gene encoding catalase/peroxidase HPI, with protein MSEENPTHGMGSPRQNNNWWPNKLNLDVLDQNAENVGPYGEDFDYAEEFQKLDLDEVKADIEDVMTTSQDWWPADYGHYGPLFIRMAWHSAGTYRTVDGRGGATGGTQRFAPLNSWPDNVNLDKARRLLEPVKQKYGRKLSWADLIVLAGNVAMESMGFETFGFAGGREDEFEPDEAVYWGPETEWEGSERFNDEGELEEPLGATVMGLIYVNPEGPDGEPDTEGSAENIREAFGRMAMNDEETAALIAGGHTFGKVHGADSGDHLGAEPEAAPIDQQGLGWENDYGEGKGPDTITSGIEGPWTSAPTSWDMGYIANLLDYEWEPHKGPGGAWQWQPVDEEPQNTVPDAHDPSKKRTPMMLTTDVALKRDPEFREILEQFREDPAKFQEAFARAWYKLIHRDMGPPERFLGPEVPDEVMLWQDPLPDADYDLIGDEEVAELKEELLDSELSVSQLVKTAWAAASTYRDSDMRGGANGARIRLEPQKSWEVNEPAELETVLETLEGIQEDFNGSRSDDVWVSLADLIVLGGNAAVEKAAADAGYDVEIPFDPGRTDATQEQTDVESFEALKPKVDGFRNYFGGEYDQPTEELLVDEADLLDLTASEMTVLVGGMRALDANYQGSDLGVFTDRPGTLTNDFFVNLLDMGYEWEETSDSREVFELRDRETGEVEWEASRADLIFGSNSRLRAIAEVYGSEEEKFVQDFVDAWHKVMTLDRFDLE; from the coding sequence ATGTCAGAAGAAAATCCCACACACGGAATGGGTAGTCCCCGACAGAACAACAACTGGTGGCCGAACAAGCTGAACCTGGACGTTCTCGACCAGAACGCCGAAAACGTCGGTCCGTACGGCGAGGACTTCGACTACGCCGAGGAGTTCCAGAAGCTCGACCTCGACGAGGTGAAGGCAGATATCGAAGACGTGATGACGACGTCGCAGGACTGGTGGCCGGCCGACTACGGCCACTACGGCCCGCTGTTCATCCGGATGGCGTGGCACAGCGCCGGCACGTACCGCACCGTCGACGGCCGCGGCGGCGCGACCGGCGGGACCCAGCGCTTCGCGCCGCTCAACAGCTGGCCCGACAACGTCAACCTCGACAAGGCTCGCCGGCTGCTCGAGCCGGTCAAGCAGAAGTACGGCCGCAAGCTCTCGTGGGCCGACCTGATCGTCCTGGCCGGAAACGTCGCCATGGAGTCGATGGGCTTCGAGACGTTCGGTTTCGCCGGCGGCCGCGAGGACGAGTTCGAGCCCGACGAGGCCGTCTACTGGGGGCCCGAGACCGAGTGGGAGGGCTCCGAACGCTTCAACGACGAGGGCGAGCTCGAGGAGCCGCTCGGCGCCACCGTGATGGGCCTCATCTACGTGAATCCGGAGGGTCCGGACGGCGAACCCGACACCGAGGGTTCGGCGGAGAACATCCGAGAGGCGTTCGGCCGGATGGCGATGAACGACGAGGAGACGGCCGCGCTCATCGCCGGCGGGCACACGTTCGGGAAGGTCCACGGCGCAGACTCGGGCGACCACCTCGGCGCCGAGCCCGAGGCGGCGCCCATCGACCAGCAGGGCCTCGGCTGGGAGAACGACTACGGCGAAGGCAAGGGCCCCGACACGATCACCAGCGGCATCGAGGGGCCGTGGACTAGCGCGCCGACCAGTTGGGACATGGGCTACATCGCCAACCTGCTCGACTACGAGTGGGAGCCCCACAAGGGCCCCGGCGGCGCGTGGCAGTGGCAGCCGGTGGACGAGGAGCCACAGAACACCGTGCCCGACGCCCACGACCCGTCGAAGAAGCGCACGCCCATGATGCTGACGACGGACGTCGCCCTGAAGCGCGACCCCGAATTCCGGGAGATTCTGGAGCAGTTCCGCGAGGACCCGGCCAAGTTCCAGGAGGCGTTCGCCCGAGCCTGGTACAAGCTCATCCACCGCGACATGGGCCCGCCCGAGCGGTTCCTCGGTCCCGAGGTCCCCGACGAGGTGATGCTGTGGCAGGACCCGCTCCCCGACGCCGACTACGACCTGATCGGGGACGAGGAGGTCGCCGAGCTCAAGGAGGAGCTCCTCGACTCCGAGCTGTCGGTCTCCCAGCTGGTCAAGACCGCCTGGGCGGCGGCGTCGACGTACCGCGACAGCGACATGCGCGGCGGCGCGAACGGCGCCCGCATCCGCCTCGAACCACAGAAGAGCTGGGAGGTGAACGAGCCGGCGGAGCTCGAGACCGTGCTGGAGACCCTCGAGGGAATCCAAGAGGACTTCAACGGCTCGCGGTCCGACGACGTGTGGGTCTCGCTCGCCGACCTCATCGTGCTGGGCGGCAACGCGGCCGTCGAGAAGGCCGCAGCGGACGCCGGGTACGACGTCGAGATTCCGTTCGACCCCGGCCGGACCGACGCCACCCAAGAGCAGACCGACGTCGAGTCGTTCGAGGCGCTCAAACCGAAGGTCGACGGGTTCCGCAACTACTTCGGCGGCGAGTACGACCAGCCGACCGAGGAGTTGCTGGTGGACGAGGCCGACCTGCTGGACCTGACGGCGTCCGAGATGACGGTGCTGGTCGGCGGCATGCGCGCGCTGGACGCGAACTACCAGGGCTCGGACCTCGGCGTCTTCACCGACCGGCCGGGGACGCTGACTAACGACTTCTTCGTGAACCTGCTCGACATGGGCTACGAGTGGGAGGAAACCTCCGACTCCAGAGAGGTATTCGAGTTGCGCGACCGCGAGACGGGCGAGGTCGAGTGGGAGGCCAGCCGCGCGGATCTCATCTTCGGCTCGAACTCCCGGCTCCGGGCCATCGCGGAGGTCTACGGGAGCGAGGAAGAGAAGTTCGTCCAGGACTTCGTGGACGCGTGGCACAAGGTGATGACCCTCGACCGCTTCGACCTCGAATAA
- the thsA gene encoding thermosome subunit alpha: MGGRPMFILADETERTQGRDAQSSNISAGKAVSEAVRTTLGPRGMDKMLVTDTGDVTITNDGATILNTMDIEHPAAQMIVEVADAQEEEVGDGTTTAAVLAGELLSKAETLLDDDVHPTTIVEGYAEARDIALDAIDGLVLDEELDDDVLTNVAQSSMTGKGTADVTTEKLAEEVVSAVRHVEGEEGVVRDDVRVHTQTGGSSSATELVEGVISEAEPVHANMPREVSDATIAVVDEKFGVREANVDAEYSVDSVDQLTAAMDAEDRELREYADALSSAGVDVVFSTDSIDDRPAAYLADAGILAFENVSDDEARAVASATGASRTSKVEDVEDADLGWAETVRVRTFADEDLAFVEGGAAAEAVTMLVRGGTEHVVDELERALSDALDVVTAALDFGGVVAGAGATEIVVADRVREEAASIEGRKQLAVEAFADAVDVLPRTLAENTGMDPIDGLVDLRAANDEREGRSGIIATGQHGEIGDPVESGVLDPVAVKREAFESATEAATMIARIDDVIAAE; encoded by the coding sequence ATGGGCGGACGACCGATGTTCATCCTCGCGGACGAGACCGAGCGAACGCAGGGCCGAGACGCCCAGTCCTCGAACATCTCCGCCGGAAAGGCGGTCAGCGAGGCCGTACGCACGACGCTCGGGCCGCGCGGGATGGACAAGATGCTGGTGACCGACACCGGCGACGTGACCATCACCAACGACGGCGCGACCATCCTGAACACGATGGACATCGAACACCCCGCGGCCCAGATGATAGTCGAGGTCGCGGACGCACAGGAAGAGGAGGTGGGCGACGGCACGACCACGGCCGCGGTTCTCGCCGGCGAACTCCTCTCGAAGGCCGAGACCCTGTTGGACGACGACGTGCATCCGACGACCATCGTGGAGGGCTACGCCGAGGCCCGCGACATCGCGCTCGACGCCATCGACGGTCTCGTGCTGGACGAGGAGTTGGACGACGACGTCCTGACGAACGTCGCCCAGTCGAGCATGACCGGCAAGGGAACCGCCGACGTGACGACCGAGAAGTTGGCCGAGGAGGTCGTCAGTGCGGTCCGCCACGTCGAGGGCGAGGAAGGCGTCGTCCGCGACGACGTCCGCGTCCACACTCAGACCGGCGGGTCGTCGTCGGCGACCGAACTCGTGGAGGGCGTCATCAGCGAGGCCGAACCGGTCCACGCCAACATGCCCCGCGAGGTTTCGGACGCAACCATCGCGGTCGTGGACGAGAAGTTCGGGGTCCGCGAGGCGAACGTCGACGCCGAGTACAGCGTCGACAGCGTGGACCAGCTCACCGCCGCGATGGACGCAGAGGACCGCGAACTGCGGGAGTACGCCGACGCGCTCTCGTCTGCGGGCGTGGACGTCGTCTTCTCGACCGACTCCATCGACGACCGCCCGGCCGCCTACCTCGCCGACGCGGGCATCCTCGCGTTCGAGAATGTGAGCGACGACGAGGCCCGCGCCGTCGCGTCGGCGACCGGCGCGAGTCGGACGAGCAAGGTCGAAGACGTCGAAGACGCCGACCTCGGGTGGGCCGAGACCGTCCGGGTCCGGACCTTCGCCGACGAGGACCTCGCGTTCGTGGAGGGCGGCGCGGCCGCGGAAGCGGTCACGATGCTCGTTCGGGGCGGTACGGAACACGTCGTGGACGAACTGGAGCGCGCCCTCTCGGACGCCCTCGACGTGGTGACCGCGGCGCTCGACTTCGGCGGCGTGGTCGCGGGGGCGGGTGCGACCGAGATCGTCGTCGCCGACCGGGTCCGCGAGGAGGCGGCGAGCATCGAGGGCCGCAAGCAACTCGCGGTCGAGGCGTTCGCCGACGCGGTGGACGTCCTCCCGCGCACGCTCGCGGAGAACACCGGCATGGACCCCATCGACGGACTCGTCGATCTGCGGGCCGCGAACGACGAGCGCGAGGGCCGGTCCGGTATCATCGCGACCGGCCAGCACGGCGAAATCGGCGACCCCGTGGAGTCGGGCGTCCTCGACCCCGTTGCGGTCAAGCGCGAGGCGTTCGAGTCCGCGACCGAGGCCGCGACGATGATCGCTCGCATCGACGACGTCATCGCCGCGGAGTAA